The genome window GTTAAAGATGCTCAAGAAAAGGATTTGCTGAAATTCATTGACAAAAACCCCAAAATAATTGTTACAGTTGTGGGGGGTGTTAATTTCCTCTTCGGAAGAGGCAATCAGCAGTTCTCTGCAGATGTCCTTAGGCATATTCCAAAAGAAAACATCATTGTCGTTGCAACTCCATCAAAAGTTGAAAGGCCAATAAGGGTGTATACTGGGGATAAGAAGGTTGATGAGAAACTTAAAGGATACATGAGAGTTCGCATTGGCGCTTGGAGAGAAAGGATGGTTAAGGTGATTTGAACTTTCACCATGCAAAAAATTAAAAAGCAACAGCTAGAACAAAGCTCCGTACTTGTAGAAGATGTGGCACGTTCCTTCATATGAAACCATACACGGCCCAACTGGATTCCTTGGAGTGCATGTCTTTCCAAAGTGGGGACACTGTGGTGGTAACGCTAACCCGCGAAGTATTGCACCGCAGAGGCAGCCTTTCTCTAAGTCGGGGAGCTTTGGAACTTCTGGATTGTAATAAGTCCTTATCTCCAAATCTTTGTACTCCTCTCTAAGCTCAAGTCCACTCTTTGGAATTATTCCTAAAGCTCTCCATTTTGCATCTACAACTTCAAAGAACTTGTTTATCAGCTTTTGGGCTTCAACATTTCCCTCGTATTTCACAGCTCTTGTATATTCATTCTCAATCTTTGCCTCTCCTTTTCTTATCATCCTTAGAAGCATCAAGATTGCCATCAGCACATCAACGGGTTCAAAGCCAGCAACAACTTGGGGAACCCCGTATTCCCTCGTTATGTACTCCCAGCCTTTAACCCCTACTATTGTGGATACGTGACCAGGATCAATGAGACCATCAAAGGCTGTGCCCTGCTTAACCAGTGCCTCAACGGCTGGGGGCGTTAAGCGGTGAACAGAATAAATTTTGAAGTTCTCAAGCTTTTCCTCAACAACTGCGTTGAGCATTCCCGCAGCTGGAGCTGTTGTGGTCTCGAAGCCAGGAGAGAAGTGAACGACTAATCGCTCAGGATTTTTCTTAGCAATCTTATAGGCATCGTAAATTGAGTAAACCACTCTGACGTCATATCCTTCACTTTTCAAGTCGGAAAAGCTCCCTCTTGGCGTGGGAATCTTGTACATATCGCCAAATGTTGTTAGAATAATTTTTTCTCCCTCTTCATAAGCTTTCCTCATTATCTCTTGCATCTTTACGATGTCCTCAACTGGGGTTATACAGACGGGACAGCCAGGACCGCTGACGATTTTAACATTTTCCGGTAAGAGTGAGCGGATCCCACTCCTTGTTACTGTATCCTCGTGAGTTCCGCAGACGTGCATGATTTTAACAACTCTTCCAATTTTTTCAGCTTCTTTGTGGATGACCCTCGTTATTTTCTGAGCAAGTTCTTTGTTTCTAAAAACGCTAAAAGCTTCCATTCTCATTCCTCCCACGCTTTTAGGACATCTTCCCATGCCTTTAGAATTTCCTCGGCAGTTTGCTTATCGAGCTTCTCTATTGCGAAACCCGTGTGAACTATAACATAGTCGCCAACTTTAACGTCTGAGAGCAAATCTAAGCGAGCCTCTCTCTTTACTCCTCCAAAATCAACAATCGCAACGTTTCCGTTGATTTCAAGAACTTTAGCTGGAACTGCCAAACACATATTTCTCACCTGTTCTTAAGTTTGATTGGGGGTTTTTAAATGTTGCATAAAGGGATATTTTTGTACCCTTTCCTGAGGCTTCTGGTGGAAATTACAAGTCTAAAACCCCAAACAAAAACATTTGGGTATAATGACTTTGTTCTTTGGATGCATTTAGACTGCCGTAACTTTTTTATATCACGCTGATGACTAAGCAGTCAGTATAAATTGGGGAGTGCTGGGCATGGATACCAGAGAGAAGATTTTAAAAGCCGCAAGAGAGCTCTTTGCTGAAAAGGGCTACGACAAAACTACTGTCGATGAAATTGTTGAGCGGGCAGGAGTTGCTAAAGGCACTTTTTACAACTACTTCAAGAGCAAAGAGGAGCTTATAAAAATTGTTGCTCTTCAGTCTTTGCCTTATTCTGCAATAAGAGAAGAGCTTGAGAAGGAACACGAGAGCCTTACGGAATTTCTACACAGTATTGCAAATGCATATATTGTATATTACTGTGATCCAGTCTTACGCTCCCTGTTCTTCTACACACTAGCCGTGAAGAGCAAGATAAAGGAAGTTGAGGAAATTCACAAGACATTCTGCACGGAGGCTATTTCCAAGGGTGCTAAAAAGATATCACAACTTGCAAATGTAGATGAAAAAACCGCTATGGTTGTTTTTAAGGCGTTCTATGGCGCTCTACTTTCAAGATTGATCTTTGTTGAGTACTTGTGCACTCCAGATGTCGATTATGTCTCGGAAATTATCAGATTGATAGAGAAAAGTTTGAAAAATTAACACATTAAAAAGGAATATTTTAAATATTTTTTTGCATAATCTCATTTTTTCTGAGCATATTTGTACATTTGAACATTGTTGCTAAAAGTTAGTAAACAGGATTACTAATGGATTTTTATAATGTTAATTAGTTTGTTTTAAGTGAACAATGCTCTTTTGTATACATCTTAATGTTGCGCTCCAAAGTGCAACTTCATGTACACGGAATGTTACCCATTTTAGCATTTTCATGTTAGTTTGAATAATATAATTTAAATAGAATTGCAAAATTTATAACATATTGTCAGTAATTGACTAAATGGTCATAAATTTACATCAAAAAATCAACTATGTGTATAACACAACGTAAGGAAAAAATATTTAAATGGTTCATTGCTTACCATATCCGAATAAACTGACTAGTCAGTCACAGCTAATTGGGTGGTGGGTATGGCAGAGAAGCTTGTGCCAGTAGTATGTCCATGGTGTTCTGTTGGTTGTAGGTTCTATATAGTAAGCGTCAATGGATATCCTAAGAAAATTGAGTTCGATTATGAGCATGATACCAGGAACCATGGCAAGCTTTGTCCAAAAGGTGTTTCCTCATTCCAGTACCTCAGACATCCAGACAGGCTTAAGAAGCCCCTCAAGAGAGTTGGCGAAAGAGGTGAAGGTAAGTTCGTCGAGATAAGCTGGGAAGAGGCAATTAGGGAAATTGCGCAGAAGCTTAAAGAAATAAGGGAGAAATACGGTCCTGAGGCTCTTGCTTTTCTCGGAAGTGAGAGGTGTTCCATAGAGGAGAACTATGTCCTCCAGAAGCTGGCTAGAGCTTTGGGAACCAACAACCTTGACTACGTTTGTAGAATGTGTCAGTCAACGGCCGTCGCCGGCAAGGGAATGGTTCTTGGGCATCCTGGCCTGACGAATCCATTCGAGGACATTCTCAAGGCCAAGGTCATTGTTCTCTGGGGATACAATCCAGCCGCAACTAATCCGGTCTTCTTCGGTCAGTACATTGAGAAGGCAATTCTCGACAATAACGCCACTCTCATTGTCGTTGACCCAAGGAAAACGAAGACCGCCAAATACGCGGACATACACCTGCAGCCGTATCCCGGAACCGACCTTGCTGTTGCCTTGGCTATGCTCAACGTCATAATCACTGAGGAGCTTTACGACAAGGACTTCGTGGCGGAGCGCGCGGAAGGTCTTGAGGAGCTCGCTAAGACCGTTGAGAAGTACACTCCAGAATGGGCCGAGAAGGTCAGCGGTGTTCCGGCTGAGCTCATAAGGAAGGCCGCAATTACCTTTGCGACTGCTGGAACTGCCGCCTTGCTGACGAACGAGGGTGTTAACCAGCATGCCAACGGAACGAGGACAGTTATGGCCCTCACCGAGATGATGGTTCTCTGCGGCTACTTCGGAAAGGAGGGCGTTATGTCTGGAGCCATACCAGGTGCCCACAACGGTATGGGTGCTGGACTCATGGGTATTGAGCCAGATGCACTGCCAGGAAAGTTCCCACTTCACGCTGAAGAGCACAAGAAGAGAATTGAGGAAGTATGGGGCTTCGAGATTCCGGAGAAGCCTGGAATAACTTACGTCGAGATGATTGACGCAATCCTTGAGGGTAAGCTCAAGGCTCTCTACGTTATGGGAACTAACCCAGCAAAGTCCCTCCCGAACCTAAAGAAGGTTGAAGAAGCGTTTAAGAACATCGAGTTCCTCGTTGTCCAAGACATCTTCCTCACTGAAACCGCGAGATACGCCGACATAGTTCTTCCAGCTGCCGCTTGGTTCGAGAAAGATGGAACTGCTATAAGCTTCGAGAGGAGGGTTCAGAGGAGCTTTAAGGCTGCTGATGCACCAGGAGAGGCCAAGCCAGACTGGGAGATTATCGTAATGCTCGCGAAGGAGCTCGGCCTTGGGGAGTACTTCAACTACTCCGACGTAGACGACATCCTGAGGGAGATAAACAGAACGATTCCACCCCTTGCTGGCGCGACACCCGAGAGGCTCAAGAAGAACCTCCAAGGCTGTATGATACCGTGTCCAGACGAGAGCACCGAAACACCGAGGCTTTTTGTCCAAGGCTTCCTGACGCCAAATGGAAAGGCTCAGCTCATCCCCGTGGAGTATAAAGAGCCTGGAGAGGTTCCTGACGAGGAATATCCCTTCTGGCTCACCAACTACAGGCTTGTTGGCCACTTCCACACTGGAACCATGAGCCACAGGAGCAAGAGCCTGAGCAAGAGGTGGCCGGAGGAGTACATTGAGATCAACGAGAACGACGCGAAGAGGCTCGGCATAAAGGACGGCGACCTCGTAAAGGTCGAGACCAGGAGGGCAGCGCTGGTTCTCAAGGCTAGGGTCACGCCGCACATTAGAGAAGGCGTTGTCGCTGTTCCATGGCACTGGAACTTCAACTACCTGACCAAGGACGTTCTCGATGAGTATGCCAAGATGCCCGAGCTGAAGACAGCCGCTTGTAGAATTTCTAAGGTTGAGGGGTGATTTAAATGGGCAAGAAGATATTTATCGATTTTAGGCGCTGCATCGCCTGTAAGGCTTGTGAAGTTGCTTGTGAGATGGAGCATGGAGAGGCTAGAATTAGGGTTTTTGAGTTCCCCGACTTGACCAGCGTTGCCTTCAACTGCCGCCACTGTGAAAAGGCTCCGTGTATGGAAGTCTGTCCTGTCAACGCGCTCTCCAAGGACGAGGATGGCGCAGTTATTCTCGATCCCCTCAAGTGTATCGGCTGTCTTATGTGTGGTCTTGCATGTCCATTTGGTGTTCCAAAGGTAGACGAGTACAACAAGATAATGGACAAGTGCGATCTCTGTGCTCACCGCAGAGCAGAAGGAAAGCTCCCTGCCTGTGTCTCAGCGTGCCCAACTGAGGCTCTCAAGTACGGTGACATAAACGACGTTCTCTGGGCTAGAGAAGGAAGGATAATCGCTCAGCTCAAGGACATCGGCGACAGGACTAATGTCCTCGAGGCGTACATCATTAGGTGATAGGAGGTGCTGAGATGAACGCCTCTCTCTTCATCATCTCTTTTTTGATTCCACTGCTCTTCGGTCCGTTTCTGTTCAAATTAGATGGTAGAAAGGCTGATGTCTTCATGCTTATTGCGGTTGTGTCTTCTTTCTTGGCTAACCTAGCGGGAGTTATTGAGTATTTAAATGTGGGTGGCTCTTATCACATCGTTTACCTCAAAACTTCTTCCCTCGGTGAGGTCTACGGCATTATAATTGACCCGATGAGCGTTTTGGTGGGCTTCGTTGTTAGTCTCGCGGGTGTTCTGTTCCTCCTCTACGCGGTTGACTACATGAGCGAGAAGAACAAACAGCACCCCGTTTACTCCGATAAGGGTAGGTTCTACGCTTGGATGGTCATCTTTGTTGGAGCTACGCTGGCCTTCATATACTCCTCCACGACACTCCAGCTGCTCATATTCTTCGAGATAATGGGACTCGCCTGCTGGGGTGTTGTTGGCTATTATAAGAGTTCAAAAGCCGAGAGAGCTGCATACAAGGCTCTGCTCGTGCCGAACTTCGGTGCGATGGTTGGTCTTTATACTGCTGTTGGTATTGGCATCCTCAAGCTTCATGATCTGAGCCTTTATGCTCTTCAGAACCTGAGCGACGACCTTAAGCTTCTGGTCTTCTTGGGCATAATGGTTGCTGCTTTCACTAAGAGCGCCCAGTTTCCACTCTACTCATGGCTTCCGGATGCAATGGCGGCCCCAACACCTGCTTCTGCTTTTCTCCACGGTGCGGCAATGATTGAGATGGGTGTATACCTGCTCGCCAGGGCTGCCCAGTTCATGCAGCCGATTCCAGAGACAGCTTTCTACGTCATGCTGGCCTTCGTCTCGCTGACTTTACTCATAGCGATTCTTTATTACCCACTTCAGAAGGACGCCAAGAGGCTTTTAGCTTACTCCACTATAGCAGAGGCTGGAGTGATGTATGTCGGTGTGCTCTATGCTGTGCTCGGCTCCGCCTACGGCCTTCAAGCCGCGATGTTCCAGCTGGCTAACCATGCGTTTGTTAAGGGTTTAGCTTTCCTCACTGCGGGAACCTTCAGCTACGCCTTTGGAACGCTTGACATGGAGAAGATTAAGGGTCTTGGAAAACTCGCTCCCGTCGTCGGTGCAAGCTGGTTCCTGGCCCTCCTTGGATTGGCTGGAGTCCCTCCGCTCGGCCTGTTTTTCAGCAAGGCCTACCTCTTCATCAACGCCTCAGCGACAACTGACTGGGTCGGGTGGATTCCGCTCCTCCTCGTACTGGCAGATGCGACGGTTTTCCTCATGGTGTCACTCGGATGGATTAAGAGGATGGTCTTCAGCGAGCCAGCGGTGGAGAGTGCGGAAGTGTCCCCGCTGATGCGCTTTGTCCTTGTGGTTCTAATAGTCCTCGCCATAGTTGCCCCGTTCCTAAGCATGAAGCTCGTGACCAAGATAAGCTTCGTGGGGTGATGTGAGATGATTGAAATACCCATTGCGCTCTACTCAATCTCAGCGGTTTCTGGTCTTATTGGGGACTTTAAGAGGAGCATCAAGGTTTCGAGTGTCCTCTCTGCTGTAGCATCCTTGTCGCTCATAGGCATAGTTGCGGATGCATTATCCAAAGGGCTTCCTGTTCAGGAGAGCTTCTTGGGTGTATCTCTCACGATAGACAGCATCTCCCTTCCATTTCTCTTCATCCTTGCACTCCTCAGCCTCGTGGTTTCAGTATACTCTTTTTCATATATGGAAGTCCATAGAGACGTGGAAAGACCCTTTGCTTACACGCTCCTCTACGGCACGTTTGTAGTATCGATGGTGTTCGTGGTATTGGTTTCAAACTTGCTTTGGTTCGTTTTCTTCTGGGAGCTGATGACGCTGACGTCTTTCGTCTTTGTGAGCTGGAAGGAGCAGAACGCTGGGATTAAGTACCTCCTCACAA of Thermococcus sp. M39 contains these proteins:
- a CDS encoding HypC/HybG/HupF family hydrogenase formation chaperone, producing the protein MCLAVPAKVLEINGNVAIVDFGGVKREARLDLLSDVKVGDYVIVHTGFAIEKLDKQTAEEILKAWEDVLKAWEE
- the fdhF gene encoding formate dehydrogenase subunit alpha; translated protein: MAEKLVPVVCPWCSVGCRFYIVSVNGYPKKIEFDYEHDTRNHGKLCPKGVSSFQYLRHPDRLKKPLKRVGERGEGKFVEISWEEAIREIAQKLKEIREKYGPEALAFLGSERCSIEENYVLQKLARALGTNNLDYVCRMCQSTAVAGKGMVLGHPGLTNPFEDILKAKVIVLWGYNPAATNPVFFGQYIEKAILDNNATLIVVDPRKTKTAKYADIHLQPYPGTDLAVALAMLNVIITEELYDKDFVAERAEGLEELAKTVEKYTPEWAEKVSGVPAELIRKAAITFATAGTAALLTNEGVNQHANGTRTVMALTEMMVLCGYFGKEGVMSGAIPGAHNGMGAGLMGIEPDALPGKFPLHAEEHKKRIEEVWGFEIPEKPGITYVEMIDAILEGKLKALYVMGTNPAKSLPNLKKVEEAFKNIEFLVVQDIFLTETARYADIVLPAAAWFEKDGTAISFERRVQRSFKAADAPGEAKPDWEIIVMLAKELGLGEYFNYSDVDDILREINRTIPPLAGATPERLKKNLQGCMIPCPDESTETPRLFVQGFLTPNGKAQLIPVEYKEPGEVPDEEYPFWLTNYRLVGHFHTGTMSHRSKSLSKRWPEEYIEINENDAKRLGIKDGDLVKVETRRAALVLKARVTPHIREGVVAVPWHWNFNYLTKDVLDEYAKMPELKTAACRISKVEG
- a CDS encoding hydrogenase 4 subunit D, producing MNASLFIISFLIPLLFGPFLFKLDGRKADVFMLIAVVSSFLANLAGVIEYLNVGGSYHIVYLKTSSLGEVYGIIIDPMSVLVGFVVSLAGVLFLLYAVDYMSEKNKQHPVYSDKGRFYAWMVIFVGATLAFIYSSTTLQLLIFFEIMGLACWGVVGYYKSSKAERAAYKALLVPNFGAMVGLYTAVGIGILKLHDLSLYALQNLSDDLKLLVFLGIMVAAFTKSAQFPLYSWLPDAMAAPTPASAFLHGAAMIEMGVYLLARAAQFMQPIPETAFYVMLAFVSLTLLIAILYYPLQKDAKRLLAYSTIAEAGVMYVGVLYAVLGSAYGLQAAMFQLANHAFVKGLAFLTAGTFSYAFGTLDMEKIKGLGKLAPVVGASWFLALLGLAGVPPLGLFFSKAYLFINASATTDWVGWIPLLLVLADATVFLMVSLGWIKRMVFSEPAVESAEVSPLMRFVLVVLIVLAIVAPFLSMKLVTKISFVG
- a CDS encoding TetR/AcrR family transcriptional regulator, giving the protein MDTREKILKAARELFAEKGYDKTTVDEIVERAGVAKGTFYNYFKSKEELIKIVALQSLPYSAIREELEKEHESLTEFLHSIANAYIVYYCDPVLRSLFFYTLAVKSKIKEVEEIHKTFCTEAISKGAKKISQLANVDEKTAMVVFKAFYGALLSRLIFVEYLCTPDVDYVSEIIRLIEKSLKN
- the hypD gene encoding hydrogenase formation protein HypD is translated as MEAFSVFRNKELAQKITRVIHKEAEKIGRVVKIMHVCGTHEDTVTRSGIRSLLPENVKIVSGPGCPVCITPVEDIVKMQEIMRKAYEEGEKIILTTFGDMYKIPTPRGSFSDLKSEGYDVRVVYSIYDAYKIAKKNPERLVVHFSPGFETTTAPAAGMLNAVVEEKLENFKIYSVHRLTPPAVEALVKQGTAFDGLIDPGHVSTIVGVKGWEYITREYGVPQVVAGFEPVDVLMAILMLLRMIRKGEAKIENEYTRAVKYEGNVEAQKLINKFFEVVDAKWRALGIIPKSGLELREEYKDLEIRTYYNPEVPKLPDLEKGCLCGAILRGLALPPQCPHFGKTCTPRNPVGPCMVSYEGTCHIFYKYGALF
- a CDS encoding 4Fe-4S dicluster domain-containing protein, producing the protein MGKKIFIDFRRCIACKACEVACEMEHGEARIRVFEFPDLTSVAFNCRHCEKAPCMEVCPVNALSKDEDGAVILDPLKCIGCLMCGLACPFGVPKVDEYNKIMDKCDLCAHRRAEGKLPACVSACPTEALKYGDINDVLWAREGRIIAQLKDIGDRTNVLEAYIIR